From a single Loxodonta africana isolate mLoxAfr1 chromosome 9, mLoxAfr1.hap2, whole genome shotgun sequence genomic region:
- the LOC100661405 gene encoding uncharacterized protein LOC100661405 isoform X3, producing MMGAEAARPARNSPRTLFWLRQVQLLLQLLLPLTEAALWPGEAPSAAPPVKERLLLAPSQAPGGLRDIDQANPMPQRITRFCWEIHNCTKKLSTPGRCP from the exons ATGATGGGTGCTGAGGCGGCTCGGCCTGCTCGAAACAGTCCGCGCACCCTGTTCTGGCTGCGCCAGGTAcagctgctgctgcagctgctgttgcctctgaccGAGGCCGCCTTGTGGCCGGGAGAGGCTCCGTCTGCCGCCCCTCCTGTCAAAGAGCGCCTTCTCCTCGCCCCCTCCCAGGCTCCAG GTGGTCTCAGAGACATCGACCAAG CAAATCCCATGCCCCAGAGGATTACCAGGTTCTGTTGGGAAATACACAACTGTACGAAGAAACTCAGCACACCCGGAAGATGCCCGTGA